A window of the Desulforapulum autotrophicum HRM2 genome harbors these coding sequences:
- a CDS encoding tetratricopeptide repeat protein, producing MTTARIKFIGPNLLPGVEFGRDRQRLPWICLHVVLVLAFLGAGCTQSPKIVKAVESKAIETPAMPAVKPAVSAGEEIEASSYYYYTRSELYKRTGEFDKSIDELLKAVKIDPESSFLMKELIALYLHKKDTTKALETAQDLVAIDPEDTDSLFILAKLKQMLNQISEATDIYQKILQLNPDQENAYLPLGQIYMDADNMDEAFNLYTNMVKHVPDSYAAHFFLGRIHIIRNNPEYAEKEFLKTIKLHPELLEPRFELINIYQTPETKDSIPRIIKLYNEILEIDENNIQAGLELPLFYHYHGEEDKASDMLAAIGKKNMEDPSFIRFASRELLGNKRFNDAAIVFTGMLKGAPEDSTLEFLAGVSYDSLKLTRKAIHHFLKVKPDSEYYKKSIVHIAFSYNENEQTEKAIGFLEVKHRELPEDMDIITYLAAFYEGEEAYEKSINLLNEGINLYPDAVDLFFRLGVVQDKFGQKQACIQSMKRAIELDPDNANALNYLGYTYADLGENLDVAKSLILKALSLKPDDGFITDSLGWVYYKKAQFAEAVSVLEKAVQLTQGDPVIIEHLGDAYQKDNRLEKALEAYKKARSKSKTAMPDLDAKIRNMEEQLNGPR from the coding sequence ATGACCACAGCCAGAATTAAATTTATTGGTCCGAACCTATTGCCCGGCGTTGAATTCGGCCGTGACAGGCAAAGACTGCCGTGGATTTGTCTGCATGTTGTTCTGGTGCTGGCCTTTCTGGGTGCAGGCTGCACACAGTCGCCCAAGATTGTCAAAGCTGTTGAATCCAAGGCCATTGAAACGCCTGCAATGCCAGCTGTAAAACCTGCCGTTTCCGCCGGGGAGGAAATTGAGGCGTCCTCCTACTATTACTACACCCGTTCGGAACTCTACAAGAGAACAGGGGAATTCGACAAGTCCATTGATGAGCTGCTCAAGGCGGTGAAGATAGATCCGGAATCCTCATTTTTAATGAAAGAATTGATAGCCCTTTATCTGCATAAAAAAGACACGACAAAGGCCCTTGAAACCGCACAGGATCTTGTGGCTATTGATCCGGAAGATACCGATTCCCTTTTCATTCTTGCCAAACTCAAACAGATGCTCAACCAGATCAGTGAGGCAACAGATATTTACCAGAAAATCCTGCAACTGAACCCAGATCAGGAGAACGCCTACCTGCCACTGGGTCAGATTTATATGGATGCCGACAACATGGATGAGGCGTTTAACCTGTATACGAACATGGTTAAGCATGTTCCCGACTCCTATGCGGCCCATTTTTTTCTCGGCAGAATTCATATTATAAGAAACAACCCGGAATATGCTGAAAAAGAGTTTTTAAAGACCATAAAGCTCCACCCAGAGCTTCTGGAACCACGATTTGAACTGATCAACATATACCAGACCCCGGAAACCAAAGACTCCATTCCAAGGATAATTAAGCTCTACAATGAAATTCTTGAAATAGATGAAAACAACATCCAGGCAGGACTTGAACTGCCGCTTTTTTACCACTACCATGGTGAAGAGGATAAGGCTTCAGACATGCTTGCCGCCATTGGCAAAAAAAATATGGAAGACCCGAGTTTCATCAGGTTTGCCTCACGGGAATTGCTGGGAAACAAAAGATTCAATGACGCAGCCATTGTTTTTACAGGGATGCTCAAGGGTGCTCCAGAAGATTCGACTCTTGAGTTCCTGGCAGGTGTCTCCTATGATTCCCTGAAACTGACCCGAAAGGCCATCCATCACTTTCTAAAGGTAAAACCCGACTCGGAATACTACAAAAAGAGCATTGTACACATTGCCTTTTCCTACAATGAAAACGAGCAGACGGAAAAAGCCATTGGGTTCCTGGAGGTCAAACATCGTGAACTTCCAGAGGATATGGATATCATTACCTACCTTGCCGCTTTTTACGAAGGGGAAGAGGCATATGAAAAATCAATCAACCTTTTAAACGAGGGAATCAATCTTTATCCAGACGCCGTGGACCTTTTTTTCAGGCTGGGGGTTGTCCAGGATAAGTTTGGGCAAAAGCAGGCCTGCATCCAGTCCATGAAACGGGCAATTGAACTTGATCCAGACAACGCAAACGCCCTTAACTACCTTGGTTACACCTATGCAGATCTTGGTGAAAACCTGGATGTTGCAAAATCACTTATCCTGAAGGCCTTGAGCCTTAAACCCGATGATGGGTTTATCACCGACAGCCTTGGCTGGGTCTATTACAAGAAGGCGCAGTTCGCAGAGGCAGTTTCCGTTCTTGAAAAGGCCGTTCAACTGACCCAGGGTGATCCAGTTATCATTGAGCATCTGGGGGACGCCTATCAAAAGGACAACCGCCTGGAAAAAGCCCTTGAAGCTTATAAAAAGGCCAGGTCAAAGTCAAAGACCGCCATGCCTGACCTGGACGCCAAAATTCGTAATATGGAAGAGCAGTTGAATGGGCCGAGATAG
- a CDS encoding flavodoxin family protein, producing MQPQILGISGSPIKNSNTDRLIQAVLNSSGLRSEFVKLSKINVKPCIACLGCTKDNICKVKDDFPQLAEKVRRADAIVVGGYSPYGSVDGFTKAFLERLFSLRHQNGLNRGKLAVVVASGIGRGAPGLEETSKQIEHALTVEGMEILGNLKITGNTECLVCGFSETCPMSSLPWVFGDDTKVTPDKFCKVEDQTEIWDRANQLGLEIAQKIKHRVLM from the coding sequence ATGCAACCCCAAATTTTAGGAATTTCAGGGAGCCCGATAAAAAACAGCAACACGGATCGTTTAATTCAGGCTGTGCTTAACAGCAGCGGTCTCAGATCCGAATTTGTAAAACTGAGTAAGATCAATGTAAAACCCTGTATCGCCTGTCTTGGATGCACAAAGGACAACATCTGTAAGGTCAAGGATGATTTTCCGCAATTGGCTGAAAAGGTTCGACGAGCAGATGCAATTGTTGTTGGTGGATATTCACCCTATGGTTCTGTTGATGGATTTACAAAGGCGTTTCTCGAAAGATTGTTTTCTTTACGACATCAAAATGGTCTGAACCGGGGAAAGCTTGCGGTTGTAGTCGCTTCAGGAATTGGCCGGGGAGCCCCTGGGCTTGAAGAGACAAGTAAACAGATTGAGCATGCATTGACGGTGGAGGGAATGGAGATATTGGGTAATCTGAAAATCACCGGAAATACAGAATGTCTAGTCTGCGGATTCAGTGAAACCTGCCCAATGAGCTCTTTGCCCTGGGTCTTTGGGGATGACACGAAAGTCACCCCTGATAAATTCTGCAAAGTTGAAGACCAGACTGAAATCTGGGACAGAGCCAATCAGTTGGGGTTGGAAATTGCCCAGAAAATTAAGCACAGGGTTCTGATGTAG
- a CDS encoding TetR/AcrR family transcriptional regulator: MAKAQFDRNEIIDKSIGLFWQNGFSASSMQQVVKTTGLKPGSIYNSFGNKEALFREALESYAEKSISRIRNTLDTATSVRVGICKFFETIIHESTRKNYCSCFLIKTQLEMAGEDNALHHLASTKLGEIEKVFQAYLEREFSREMSRQRATSIMFHIFGIRIYGYQKGSADRMRQGVREGLAWLPWEEK, translated from the coding sequence ATGGCAAAAGCGCAATTTGACAGAAACGAAATTATTGATAAATCCATCGGCCTTTTCTGGCAAAATGGATTTAGTGCGTCATCAATGCAGCAGGTTGTAAAAACCACGGGTCTTAAACCCGGTTCAATCTATAACTCATTTGGAAATAAAGAAGCCCTGTTTCGGGAAGCGCTGGAGAGTTATGCTGAAAAATCCATCTCACGAATTCGCAACACCCTGGATACTGCAACAAGTGTCCGTGTGGGTATTTGTAAGTTCTTTGAGACGATTATACATGAATCAACCCGGAAAAATTATTGCAGCTGTTTTCTCATTAAAACCCAGCTTGAGATGGCTGGTGAGGACAACGCCCTTCATCACTTGGCATCCACCAAACTGGGGGAGATAGAAAAGGTTTTCCAGGCCTATCTTGAAAGAGAGTTCAGCAGGGAAATGAGCCGGCAGCGTGCCACAAGCATCATGTTTCACATTTTTGGTATAAGAATTTATGGATACCAGAAAGGATCTGCAGACCGCATGCGCCAGGGGGTAAGAGAGGGGTTGGCCTGGCTTCCCTGGGAAGAGAAATAG
- a CDS encoding NAD-binding protein: MGEMVLIVGAGKFGRKAAQRLREQMPETTIIAVDQNFSDCKKIAVLGAHTVCADGVWFLDQLLHKNRERISWIVPCVPIHLSWEWVRLNLPGDRQVHPCPPPPEVIDMLPNPMEGDEGVLYMSNADFICPDNCPEPADFCTVTKKPRPRILYQSLGSIKIPGWQSIVVRSHQLAPGVGGYTPEALYNALSCIKTEKTSVLFSTACACHGVMMASEIWPKNPF, translated from the coding sequence ATGGGGGAAATGGTTCTCATCGTAGGTGCCGGTAAATTTGGCCGAAAAGCGGCCCAAAGGTTGAGGGAACAAATGCCGGAAACCACCATCATCGCGGTGGATCAAAATTTTAGTGACTGCAAGAAAATCGCGGTCTTAGGTGCCCATACAGTCTGCGCGGATGGGGTCTGGTTTCTCGATCAACTGCTCCACAAAAACCGGGAAAGAATTTCATGGATCGTCCCGTGTGTGCCCATCCACCTTTCCTGGGAATGGGTACGTCTTAACCTTCCCGGGGATAGGCAGGTGCACCCATGTCCACCCCCACCGGAGGTTATTGATATGCTGCCCAATCCCATGGAGGGGGACGAAGGGGTCCTTTACATGAGCAACGCCGATTTCATTTGCCCTGACAACTGTCCAGAACCGGCGGATTTCTGCACCGTGACAAAGAAACCCAGACCACGGATTCTTTATCAGAGCCTGGGATCCATCAAGATACCGGGCTGGCAGTCCATCGTTGTTCGCAGTCACCAACTGGCCCCGGGGGTAGGTGGATACACGCCCGAGGCTCTATATAATGCATTGTCATGCATCAAAACAGAAAAGACTTCAGTGCTCTTCAGTACCGCCTGCGCCTGCCATGGCGTTATGATGGCCTCTGAAATCTGGCCCAAAAACCCTTTTTAA
- a CDS encoding sigma-70 family RNA polymerase sigma factor has protein sequence MSKTKSAIPVDDTDDTYVRRGYLVPKVKKNTSSSKALVKADPLQSYLAEINRYRLLTREEEVNLGTKIQEENDSDAAYVMVTSNLRLVVKIALDFQRIWMQNLLDLIQEGNIGLVKAVKKFDPYKNVKFSYYASFWIKAYILKFIMDNWRLVKIGTTQGQRKLFFRLKKEKQKLIDEGFDPGPKLLSERMGVSEQEIIEMDQRLDGWDLSLDEPLRNDSDTERIEFINVESDSTEDRVARKEIEDILHVRVKKFTATLNPREMEIFSKRIFSDEPRTLQEIGEEYNISRERVRQIENNIIKKMKEYFKNEMPDFDVYDHSQN, from the coding sequence ATGAGTAAAACAAAATCAGCTATACCCGTTGACGATACTGACGACACATATGTAAGAAGAGGTTACCTTGTACCCAAGGTTAAGAAGAATACTTCGTCCTCCAAGGCCCTTGTAAAGGCTGATCCCCTGCAGAGCTACCTTGCCGAAATAAATCGGTACAGGCTCCTTACAAGGGAAGAGGAGGTGAATCTCGGGACCAAGATACAAGAGGAAAACGACAGTGATGCCGCATATGTGATGGTGACGTCCAACTTAAGGCTTGTGGTGAAAATTGCCCTTGATTTTCAACGCATCTGGATGCAGAACCTTCTGGATCTTATCCAGGAAGGCAATATCGGCCTTGTCAAAGCCGTTAAAAAGTTTGATCCATATAAAAATGTTAAATTTTCCTATTATGCATCTTTCTGGATAAAGGCCTATATCCTGAAATTTATCATGGACAATTGGCGTCTTGTGAAAATCGGGACCACCCAGGGGCAGCGTAAGCTTTTTTTCCGACTGAAAAAAGAAAAGCAGAAGCTCATTGACGAGGGATTTGACCCGGGACCCAAGCTTCTTTCTGAGCGGATGGGGGTGTCGGAACAGGAAATTATTGAAATGGATCAACGGCTGGATGGCTGGGATCTCTCCCTTGACGAACCCCTCAGGAATGACTCTGATACTGAACGAATTGAATTTATCAATGTGGAAAGCGACTCCACCGAAGACAGGGTTGCACGCAAAGAGATCGAGGACATTCTCCATGTAAGGGTCAAAAAGTTTACCGCCACCCTGAACCCGCGGGAGATGGAGATCTTTTCCAAGAGAATTTTTTCAGACGAACCCCGGACCCTTCAGGAGATCGGTGAGGAGTACAACATCTCCCGGGAACGGGTCAGGCAGATCGAAAACAACATCATCAAAAAAATGAAAGAATACTTTAAAAATGAAATGCCCGATTTTGACGTCTATGACCACAGCCAGAATTAA
- a CDS encoding redoxin domain-containing protein has translation MPDKETIHDSGQLNKYSKQVVRKHKLTFPVLADEGNKVADKLGINVKLLEKLRELYSRGYGIDLLRFNGNNS, from the coding sequence GTGCCAGACAAAGAAACAATCCATGATAGTGGCCAGCTGAATAAATATTCAAAACAGGTTGTGAGGAAGCACAAACTCACCTTTCCCGTACTGGCTGATGAAGGTAACAAGGTTGCCGACAAATTGGGAATAAACGTTAAACTTCTTGAAAAACTCAGAGAGTTGTACAGTCGTGGATATGGTATTGATCTTCTGCGTTTTAATGGTAATAATTCCTGA
- a CDS encoding QcrA and Rieske domain-containing protein, translating to MTVKFLERSFFQRLLGISATTMPIIEDCWDYSDGKLIIDLGKALELATPGGASRFEGKNLPKRVLVVYGEDGEYRAFHNYCTHLGHRRLDPVPGTNTVQCCSISKSTYDPDGEKIFGPAPHPIIRFPVKKEQENLIVSIN from the coding sequence ATGACTGTAAAATTCTTGGAAAGGAGTTTTTTCCAACGATTGCTGGGGATATCGGCAACGACCATGCCCATTATTGAGGACTGCTGGGACTATTCAGACGGGAAGCTTATTATCGATCTGGGCAAGGCATTGGAGCTTGCAACCCCTGGTGGTGCAAGTCGGTTTGAAGGTAAAAACCTTCCCAAAAGGGTGCTCGTTGTTTACGGGGAGGACGGTGAGTATCGTGCCTTTCACAATTATTGTACCCATCTGGGACATCGCCGGTTGGACCCGGTTCCCGGAACCAACACCGTTCAATGCTGCAGCATTAGCAAGTCAACCTACGATCCAGACGGGGAAAAAATCTTTGGTCCTGCACCCCATCCAATCATCCGTTTTCCTGTAAAAAAAGAGCAGGAAAACCTGATCGTATCGATTAACTGA
- a CDS encoding PspA/IM30 family protein, with amino-acid sequence MLKRFFKIGESNINSVMDKLEDPIKMTEQGIRDLKKDLTAAMESLAQVKAMAIRTRKEANGKQQMAADYENKAKKLLLTAKEGSLDTAEAERLATLALEEQAKLTLEAERLGNEAKNHEVLAITLNTGVAKQKATLSTYENELATLKARAKTASSTRRINAQLASIDSSGTIALLERMKERVEEEESLASAYGDIAAQTDTMDREIDLALVDKQAKGSAMLDALKQRMEMDKQIK; translated from the coding sequence ATGCTTAAACGATTTTTCAAAATAGGCGAATCAAATATCAATTCTGTCATGGACAAGTTGGAAGATCCCATTAAAATGACCGAACAGGGCATACGGGATTTAAAAAAAGATCTGACTGCCGCCATGGAGAGCCTGGCACAGGTCAAGGCCATGGCCATCCGAACAAGAAAGGAAGCCAATGGAAAACAGCAGATGGCAGCAGACTACGAGAACAAGGCAAAAAAACTGCTCCTCACTGCCAAAGAAGGTTCCCTGGATACCGCTGAAGCTGAACGACTTGCAACCCTGGCCCTGGAGGAACAGGCAAAGCTCACATTGGAAGCCGAAAGACTGGGCAATGAGGCAAAAAATCATGAAGTTCTGGCAATCACCCTCAACACAGGGGTTGCAAAGCAAAAAGCGACCCTTTCAACCTATGAGAACGAGCTTGCCACCCTCAAGGCAAGGGCAAAGACAGCATCATCCACCCGACGAATCAACGCCCAGCTTGCATCCATTGACTCCTCGGGAACCATCGCCCTGCTCGAAAGGATGAAAGAAAGGGTAGAAGAGGAAGAATCCCTGGCATCGGCCTATGGGGATATTGCCGCCCAGACAGATACCATGGACAGGGAGATAGACCTGGCCCTTGTGGACAAACAAGCCAAGGGATCAGCCATGCTTGATGCACTCAAACAGCGCATGGAAATGGACAAACAAATAAAGTAA
- a CDS encoding DNA-3-methyladenine glycosylase I, translating into MKNRCVWCGNDPLYVAYHDDEWGTPVHNDQRLFEFLILEGAQAGLSWLTILKKRENYKEAFHSFDCEAIAGYTQTDVQRLLSNPGIVRNRLKIESAIKNAQGVIKIQEDFGSLGSYLWRYVDGIPVQNEWKSMAELPVKTEISEMMSRDLKKRGFNFVGPTICYAFMQATGMVNDHTTDCFRHKEVKSYQCPAP; encoded by the coding sequence ATGAAGAACCGATGTGTATGGTGTGGAAATGATCCGTTGTACGTCGCTTACCATGATGATGAATGGGGCACTCCTGTTCACAATGACCAACGCCTGTTTGAATTTCTGATCCTTGAAGGTGCCCAGGCCGGGCTGAGCTGGCTTACTATTCTGAAAAAACGGGAAAATTACAAAGAGGCATTTCACTCTTTTGATTGTGAGGCCATAGCCGGTTATACTCAAACAGATGTGCAACGCCTGCTTTCCAATCCCGGCATCGTGCGCAATCGCCTGAAAATCGAATCAGCCATCAAGAATGCACAGGGTGTTATTAAAATCCAGGAGGATTTCGGTTCATTGGGCTCATATCTCTGGCGCTATGTTGACGGCATCCCGGTTCAAAATGAATGGAAATCCATGGCAGAACTTCCTGTAAAAACAGAAATATCTGAAATGATGAGCCGGGACTTAAAAAAGCGTGGATTTAACTTTGTAGGCCCAACGATCTGCTACGCATTTATGCAGGCAACAGGCATGGTAAACGATCACACAACGGACTGCTTCCGCCACAAAGAAGTCAAATCTTACCAGTGCCCTGCCCCTTGA
- a CDS encoding Crp/Fnr family transcriptional regulator, with protein sequence MTCLCQQLAGDDIELSPVCIGNHWIFKNLEPEEIKALSHEAMRKKLTKGQSLFLQGDPADEMFLIKGGHIKLSKVLADGTELMLDIRKPGDFVGENMFSEESLYPVSAFCLEDTLTCGFSRNQFEELVLQYPKVGLRIIKTLSERISSLTDRVGSLAASNIEDRLYRVLCNVAKEHGAKSSQGIVIQFPLTHEDLGFLTGAHRVSITRAMKALKKSGKILLKGKRLILPTLEMA encoded by the coding sequence ATGACCTGTCTATGTCAACAACTGGCCGGTGATGATATTGAACTATCACCCGTCTGTATCGGGAATCACTGGATATTTAAAAACCTTGAGCCCGAAGAAATAAAAGCCCTAAGCCACGAGGCCATGAGAAAAAAGTTAACCAAAGGTCAATCCCTTTTCTTACAGGGCGACCCTGCCGATGAAATGTTTCTGATCAAAGGGGGACATATCAAGCTTTCCAAGGTCCTTGCGGACGGCACGGAACTGATGCTCGATATACGAAAGCCAGGCGATTTTGTTGGGGAAAATATGTTTTCTGAAGAAAGCCTGTACCCGGTGAGTGCTTTTTGCCTTGAAGATACATTGACCTGCGGTTTCAGTCGGAATCAGTTTGAAGAGCTTGTGCTGCAGTATCCCAAGGTCGGCCTCCGGATCATTAAAACTCTTAGTGAAAGGATTTCCAGCCTCACCGATCGTGTCGGCAGCCTTGCAGCGTCAAATATTGAAGACCGGCTCTATCGGGTACTATGCAACGTTGCAAAAGAGCATGGTGCTAAAAGTTCCCAGGGCATAGTAATTCAGTTTCCCCTGACCCATGAGGATCTTGGGTTTTTAACCGGCGCCCATAGAGTCAGCATTACCCGGGCCATGAAAGCACTAAAAAAATCGGGAAAAATTCTTCTTAAAGGCAAACGACTCATCCTGCCCACCTTAGAAATGGCCTGA
- the glgP gene encoding alpha-glucan family phosphorylase produces MEKQKRLKSQINDLFPTKIQGFDSLAELALDMNWSWNHCTDDIWRQIDRPLWEFTQNPWVLLQTVSQDRLSHVLADRGFRKKVDALVQARRKAAKSPAWFQQNYSKSPLTVVAYFCMEFMLSEALPIYSGGLGNVAGDQLKAASDLGVPVIGVGLLYQQGYFRQVIDKNGAQQALFPYNDPGQLPITPLRRPNGEWVRLEIRLPGYSVWLRTWQVQVGRVKLYLLDSNDAANYPAHRGITSELYGGGPELRLKQEILLGIGGWHLLNELGIKPEVCHLNEGHAAFAVLERARTFMDDTGQSFEVALTVTRAGNLFTTHTPVEAGFDRFAPALIAQYLGWYAKNKLGIPLHDLLALGRQDPNNTAEPFNMAYLAVRGSGAVNGVSRLHGKVSQKIFTPLFPRWPKVEIPIGHITNGVHMPTWDSEASDDLWTKACGKDRWLGAGETLGQNIHKITDARLWRFRTDGCKSLVEYVRKRLSLQLSASGASSQEVDDAMHLFDPQVLTLGFARRFATYKRPNLLLHDPERLLRLLSNPGRPVQLILAGKAHPADEAGRSLIQQWTQFARRPEVRPHVIFLSDYDMHLTQRLVQGVDVWLNTPLRPWEASGTSGMKVLVNGGINLSELDGWWAEAYTPGTGWALGDGREHGNDPSWNADEAEALYDLLEREVIPEFYSRDANGIATAWVARMRESMAHLTPRFSSNRTVREYTEQHYLPAANAYRKRSANKGTAGKQIIDRHNLREQKWDALHFGEVKVETRDGQYIFEIFLYLNDLDPDAVRVEIYAEGIDGEMPVRQKMKLIRQTHEALDTYVYTAAVSAVRPLTDYSPRVIPHDDAIAIPLEETRILWQR; encoded by the coding sequence ATGGAAAAACAAAAAAGACTGAAAAGTCAAATCAATGATCTATTCCCCACCAAGATCCAAGGATTCGATTCCCTTGCCGAACTTGCGCTGGATATGAATTGGTCGTGGAACCATTGCACAGACGACATATGGAGACAGATTGATAGGCCGCTTTGGGAGTTCACACAAAATCCCTGGGTGCTTCTGCAAACAGTCTCGCAGGATCGACTCAGTCATGTTCTGGCTGATCGTGGTTTTCGCAAGAAGGTGGACGCTCTTGTGCAGGCCAGGCGCAAGGCAGCCAAATCACCGGCATGGTTTCAGCAAAATTATTCAAAGTCTCCCCTGACCGTCGTCGCCTATTTCTGCATGGAATTCATGTTGAGCGAAGCGTTGCCCATTTATTCAGGCGGGTTGGGCAATGTGGCCGGAGATCAACTCAAGGCGGCCAGCGATCTGGGTGTGCCGGTAATTGGTGTGGGGCTCCTTTATCAGCAGGGGTATTTCCGCCAGGTAATAGACAAGAATGGCGCACAACAGGCACTTTTTCCGTACAATGATCCGGGGCAGTTACCGATCACACCGTTGCGTCGGCCCAATGGCGAATGGGTGCGGTTGGAAATCCGGTTGCCAGGTTATTCCGTTTGGCTGAGAACCTGGCAGGTCCAGGTCGGCCGGGTTAAATTATATTTGCTGGACAGTAATGACGCGGCTAATTATCCCGCCCATCGCGGGATTACCAGTGAACTGTATGGCGGCGGTCCAGAACTGCGTCTCAAGCAGGAAATTCTTCTGGGTATCGGTGGATGGCATTTGCTTAATGAACTGGGCATAAAGCCTGAAGTATGCCACCTGAATGAAGGCCATGCGGCTTTTGCAGTGCTGGAAAGGGCTCGAACCTTTATGGATGATACCGGGCAATCCTTTGAGGTGGCACTCACCGTCACCCGGGCGGGCAACCTTTTTACCACCCACACACCCGTGGAAGCGGGTTTCGACCGTTTTGCACCGGCCCTCATCGCCCAATACCTAGGCTGGTATGCCAAAAACAAGCTCGGCATCCCGCTCCACGACCTGCTTGCCCTTGGTCGACAGGACCCGAACAACACGGCTGAACCATTTAATATGGCTTACCTGGCAGTCCGGGGAAGTGGGGCTGTCAACGGTGTCAGCCGTTTGCACGGGAAGGTGAGCCAGAAAATTTTCACACCACTCTTTCCCCGGTGGCCAAAAGTGGAAATCCCCATTGGACATATTACCAACGGTGTCCATATGCCGACCTGGGACTCTGAAGCGTCTGATGATCTCTGGACAAAAGCCTGCGGGAAAGACCGATGGCTTGGGGCGGGCGAAACATTGGGACAGAATATTCACAAGATTACGGATGCCAGACTATGGCGATTTCGAACCGATGGTTGCAAATCTCTTGTTGAATATGTTCGAAAACGTTTATCCCTGCAGCTATCCGCTTCAGGTGCATCGTCACAGGAGGTTGATGATGCAATGCATTTGTTTGATCCCCAGGTTTTAACATTGGGCTTTGCCCGGCGTTTTGCCACTTATAAGAGACCAAACCTGCTGCTTCATGATCCTGAACGCCTGCTGCGCCTGTTGAGCAATCCCGGGCGCCCGGTGCAGCTCATCCTTGCCGGCAAAGCACATCCGGCCGACGAGGCCGGCCGGTCATTAATACAGCAGTGGACCCAGTTCGCCCGCCGGCCTGAGGTACGACCCCATGTGATATTTCTCAGCGATTACGACATGCATTTAACCCAGCGTCTGGTTCAGGGGGTGGATGTCTGGCTCAATACCCCCCTGCGCCCTTGGGAAGCAAGTGGAACCAGTGGCATGAAGGTGCTTGTTAACGGCGGAATCAATCTTTCCGAGCTTGACGGCTGGTGGGCGGAAGCATACACACCGGGAACGGGATGGGCACTGGGAGACGGCAGGGAACATGGCAATGACCCTTCCTGGAATGCTGATGAAGCCGAAGCGCTCTATGACCTGCTCGAACGAGAAGTGATCCCTGAATTTTATTCACGTGACGCAAACGGGATAGCCACTGCATGGGTTGCACGGATGCGGGAAAGTATGGCGCACTTGACACCACGGTTTTCCTCAAATCGAACGGTTCGCGAATACACGGAACAGCATTATCTCCCAGCGGCCAATGCATACCGTAAACGCTCTGCGAATAAGGGTACGGCAGGCAAGCAGATTATCGATAGGCACAACCTGCGGGAACAAAAATGGGATGCACTGCATTTTGGTGAGGTTAAGGTGGAGACGCGCGACGGACAGTATATATTTGAAATTTTTCTCTATCTCAATGATCTTGACCCTGATGCAGTACGAGTAGAAATTTATGCCGAAGGCATTGATGGAGAAATGCCGGTACGGCAGAAGATGAAACTTATTCGTCAAACCCATGAAGCCTTGGATACTTATGTTTACACCGCGGCGGTGTCTGCGGTCCGCCCGTTGACTGATTACTCTCCTCGGGTCATCCCACATGATGACGCCATTGCGATTCCTCTGGAAGAAACACGGATCCTGTGGCAGCGATGA
- a CDS encoding cold-shock protein: MANGTVKWFNDSKGFGFIEQENGEDVFVHHSGINASGFKSLNEGDKVTFDIEQGQKGPAATNVTVV; this comes from the coding sequence ATGGCTAATGGAACTGTAAAATGGTTTAACGATTCAAAGGGTTTTGGTTTTATCGAGCAGGAGAACGGAGAGGATGTTTTCGTTCATCACTCAGGAATCAACGCTTCGGGTTTTAAATCACTTAACGAAGGAGACAAGGTAACCTTTGACATAGAGCAGGGTCAGAAAGGACCTGCTGCTACTAATGTCACGGTAGTATAG